Genomic window (Streptomyces cadmiisoli):
CGCTCCCGCGATGCACACCGAGATGTGGGAGCACCCGGCCACCCAGGAGAACGTGGCGACGCTGCGCCGGCGCGGCGCGGTCGTGATCGAGCCCGCCGTCGGCCGCCTCACCGGCGTCGACACCGGAAAGGGCCGGCTGCCCGACCCGGGAGAGATCTTCGAGGTCTGCCGCCGCGTGCTGGCCCGCGGTGTCACCGAACCCGACCTCGTGGGCCGGCACGTCGTGGTCAGCGCCGGCGGCACCCGCGAGCCGCTGGACCCGGTCCGCTTCCTCGGCAACCGCTCCTCGGGCAAGCAGGGCTACGCCCTCGCCCGTACGGCCGCAGCGCGGGGCGCCCGGGTCACGCTCGTCGCGGCCAACACCGGCCTGCCGGACCCGGCGGGCGTGGACGTGGTCCAGGTCGGCACGGCCGTTCAACTGCGGGAGGCGGTGCTGAAGGCGGCCCCGGACGCCGACGCGGTCGTGATGGCCGCGGCGGTCGCCGACTTCCGCCCCGACACCTATGCCACCGGGAAGATCAAGAAGAAGGACGGTCAGGAACCGGACCCCATCGTGCTGGTGCGCAATCCGGACATTCTTGCTGAGATCTCGGCCGACCGAGCGCGCCCCGGACAGGTGATAGTCGGTTTCGCCGCC
Coding sequences:
- the coaBC gene encoding bifunctional phosphopantothenoylcysteine decarboxylase/phosphopantothenate--cysteine ligase CoaBC — its product is MDKPRVVLGVSGGIAAYKACELLRRFTESGHDVRVVPTASALHFVGAATWSALSGNPVSTEVWDDVHEVPHVRIGQHADLVVVAPATADTLARAAHGLADDLLTNTLLTARCPVVFAPAMHTEMWEHPATQENVATLRRRGAVVIEPAVGRLTGVDTGKGRLPDPGEIFEVCRRVLARGVTEPDLVGRHVVVSAGGTREPLDPVRFLGNRSSGKQGYALARTAAARGARVTLVAANTGLPDPAGVDVVQVGTAVQLREAVLKAAPDADAVVMAAAVADFRPDTYATGKIKKKDGQEPDPIVLVRNPDILAEISADRARPGQVIVGFAAETDDVVANGREKLRRKGCDLLVVNEVGERKTFGSEENEALVLGADGTETPVPHGPKEALAETVWDLVVERLG